CCGGCGTGAGCCCTTTGATAGCGGTCATAATCGGATCCAACTGCCCGGCAGGCACCCGGATGGTCACATTGGCATAAGGCACCGTGTTGCCGCTGGAGGTGGTGGACTGGTAGATATTTGAATAGACCACGAACCCACCCGCACTCTCAGCCATTGCAATGATCGAATCAAGTGACGTGGTTGGATTTTCGACGGCAATCCGCAAATTCGCATTGTAGATCACCATCCGCTCTGTGGCTGCTGCTGATTCGCCCATTCCAGCGTCATAACTGCGAGGGGACTCTGCCGTCATGCCATCCATTTCCATCGCTTCTTCCATCACGACATACTCATTTTCGAGGCCAGCCTCAGGCATAAAACCCACTTTATCTTCTGCAGTGGATTGCGCGGCTGCGCATGCAGAGGCAAATAAGGCGACTATCAGGATCATGCTGACCAGTAAGATATTTCTCTTCTTCATCATTTTCTCCTTTTCTTCAGAACGAGCTTATCCATACTATTTTATACTTTTTTTGACGCTCTAGGTATAAAAAAAGTTCCCTGATGGGATAATTACCCATCCAGGGAACATTTATTATCACTGAAATCCGTCTATCTCACCAGCCCTCGCTCAACCGGGCCGCATGCCGCACTGGCAAACCAGCCGCCAAAATTCGCTCCTGTACCGCTTCGACGTCATAGGGCACCCGGTGATAAACCCAGGGCAGTTCTTCCTGGTCATCGTAGATCATATATGATGACAGCGGGTTATGGTCTCGGGGCTGCCCCACCGATCCGGGGTTCACAATGGACTTCAAATTCAATTTAAACGGCTGATCGGGGCCGATCAGGTAGAGATTCGTGGAATCCGCAGTCTCGTCATCCATCTTGAAAATACAGGGGATATGCGTATGCCCAACCAGACAGAATTGGGTATCAAACATATCCATATTCCTCCTGGCGATGCTGAGCTCCATCACATATTCCCAAACTGGGTTGCGCGGGCTGCCGTGTGCCAGCGTGAACGCATCGATTTCAAGTTTCTCAGGGCGTTCACGCAGCCAGCGGTAGTTCTCGGGGGTGAGCTGGGAAACCAGCCATTCCAGAGAAACCCGAGCATCATTATTGAAAGCGTGAATATCAATTTCACCCAGGATTGCCGCGTCATGATTCCCCTTGACGCAGGCCAGTTCAGCCAATTCCCGCAGAGCGTCAATGCACTCATTCGGATCCGGCCCATACCCCACCACATCCCCCAGACAAAACACACGATCAAAAGGCGCTGCATCATCAAGCACGGCTTGCAGCGCCGTCAGGTTCGAATGAACGTCCGAAAGGATCAGGGTTCGCATTTTATGGCAGATTGAAAATGAATTTCCAATCGCCTTCCGTCTGGGTAGCGTTGGAATAAATGCCCATGATGGCCATCCAGGTATTCCCCGGCTTCAATGGGAATGGATCGCCATTTTCATCGAAGAATTGGATGGGTTGGTTATTGCTGGTGGCTTTCCAGGTCACCTCATAAGCCTGACCATCGCGGAAGATCACAGCTGGGCGCCCGGTCGTGTTCCCCCAAATATCAATATCATGCATCGCGGCGGTATATTCCGTGTAATAGGCATTAAGCACAACCACATTAGAGAAAGCCAGCTGTTCACCTGTATTACGATCCGTCAGGGGGACCATTTGGAGTTCAGAGCCGGTTGTATCCTCAATTAATCGCAGGTACTTGCCTGTGGGAATATCGAAGACCCATTCGCCCCGGTCCAGGTTGGAATACTGCACCAGGACATCCGTCCCTTCCGAGCCGCCGGCAGGCGCCACAGGATCAAAAGCCATGCCATCCAACGTGTACTGATGGTTATCCACACCGCGTCGTGAGGCCAGTGCCGTCAGTTCAGCGGAGTTGGCAAAAATACTGATAACCGTGCTATCACCGTTATCACAAATCGCAGGGCAGGCATTGCCCGTGCCGCTGATGGCGCGAACACCCAGCGAATCAACGATCTTGGTCAAAATCGTCTCATACGCACCCTGAAAACCCAGGATGCCCTGATACATATTCACCAACTGCGGGTCCACCAACCGCCCGGACCGCACCGGCCCGATCTGGTCGGCATTCTCGCCATAAAAAACACCAATAAACCGGTTGCTGCCATAGCCGATATAGTATTCAAAGACGATATCAGCCGATGAAAGGCCGGCATGTGGCCGACCGGTTGCCGGGTAGTTCGCCACCTTGACGAATACTGGCCGCCGGTTCAAATTCTCTGGATTATCAACCATCAATCCGGTCAAAGGATTAACCCCCTCGGGAAAATCTGCTGGGCCCACGGCACCAACCGTTGGTACCTGAGTGGGCGTAGAAGTTGCTGTCGGTTCTGGAGTGGCGGTTTCGGTTGGCACAACCTTTTCGGTAGCGGAAGGCATCGCAGCAATCGTCTGCGCGGCATAGGTGCCTGCCATTTCTACTTCCGATAAACCAGTCTGACCACAAGCCGTGAGGATCGTGGTCAGGAGTGCCAAAACTAACCAAAGCGTATAACGTTTGTTTCGATTCATAGGTTCACCTCTGGGCACAATTTTACCCCAACACCCAGAAGTTGCGTCAATTGGCATTTTTTCCGATTAATTCGGAACTTGCCAAGAGATTTTATTTTTTCGCTGTCTCAATGATCTCTGCAATCATATCAAAGCGGTTGAACGAGGGGATGATATACACACCCTGGAAGGTCTTCCGGATCTCCTGGATCAATTCCACGGCGATCCGCTTCCCTTCTCCAATCATATCCTCGCCCGCATTGGCCATCCGGTCCTGAATCTCCTGGGGAATCACAATCCCTGGCACCTCGTTATGCAGGAAGCGCGCGTGGCGGTCTGTCACCAATGGCAGCACACCCGCCAGCAGCGGTGTGGTCAGTTCACCATGGCGCTCAGCATAATAAGCCAGGAATTCGCGGGCTTTATCCACTTCAAAGACCGGCTGGGTCAGGAAGAAATCCGCACCGGCAGCCAGCTTCTTCCGCAGGATCCGAATTTCCCGGTCAG
This Chloroflexota bacterium DNA region includes the following protein-coding sequences:
- a CDS encoding DUF3048 domain-containing protein codes for the protein MNRNKRYTLWLVLALLTTILTACGQTGLSEVEMAGTYAAQTIAAMPSATEKVVPTETATPEPTATSTPTQVPTVGAVGPADFPEGVNPLTGLMVDNPENLNRRPVFVKVANYPATGRPHAGLSSADIVFEYYIGYGSNRFIGVFYGENADQIGPVRSGRLVDPQLVNMYQGILGFQGAYETILTKIVDSLGVRAISGTGNACPAICDNGDSTVISIFANSAELTALASRRGVDNHQYTLDGMAFDPVAPAGGSEGTDVLVQYSNLDRGEWVFDIPTGKYLRLIEDTTGSELQMVPLTDRNTGEQLAFSNVVVLNAYYTEYTAAMHDIDIWGNTTGRPAVIFRDGQAYEVTWKATSNNQPIQFFDENGDPFPLKPGNTWMAIMGIYSNATQTEGDWKFIFNLP
- a CDS encoding metallophosphoesterase family protein, with amino-acid sequence MRTLILSDVHSNLTALQAVLDDAAPFDRVFCLGDVVGYGPDPNECIDALRELAELACVKGNHDAAILGEIDIHAFNNDARVSLEWLVSQLTPENYRWLRERPEKLEIDAFTLAHGSPRNPVWEYVMELSIARRNMDMFDTQFCLVGHTHIPCIFKMDDETADSTNLYLIGPDQPFKLNLKSIVNPGSVGQPRDHNPLSSYMIYDDQEELPWVYHRVPYDVEAVQERILAAGLPVRHAARLSEGW